TATTCCTTTTGCTTTCTCTATCTTTGATTCTGATCAGCCATCTCGATATCATGGAGGGTTAGATTTAAGCCTTCTGGTAATAACGCTTGGAAAACCTCTTCTTTACTTGGCAGAGCGCGAGCCTTCACATTCAAAGCAGGGAACACGTGATGAACTTCGTTTTCATATTTCTCGTAAACGCCAGCAAATGTTTCCCCGTAACGCTGAAGTTTTCTTTCGCCATTCTTTACACCCAGCTGTAGGGTGGGCCACATATACGAGTTTGGTACATGATTGTCAGTTTGCATAGTTTCATAAAATTTgtaaagctttgaaaacttcaCTCCGATCTTTTTAAGCTGATCAGCTTCTCTTATTGATCTCTTAGCATCAGGTATTTTGATGTTTCTACGGATGCTGatcaattcattaaaaaatcgaCCCATGTCACCTTTTACTTGATTGAAGTTCTGTCCTTCTGGATCTTCCATATCTTCCAGAACTCTTGTCAGGGGTGCATCCCTAGGTGGGTGGCTCCACATGACGAAGTCGTCTGTCTGAAAACGAATAACATTACTCTCATCTGCTGCAATGGGTAAAAGAAGCCATTCATTATTTTCCCTGTCATACTTGTACACAACATGCTCTGCAATCTGATCCACCAGGTCAGGATCTCCACTTCGACTGATAGTCTTCTCACGCCAGACGTCAGAAATATGGCGAGATAAGAGCTCGTTCTCAGGGGCAGTCAAATAAATCAACCAGGGTTTCTGTTCATCAGCAGAATAAGTGTTTCTTGTAAAGGCAGTTTTCAAGCCTTTCGAGATTAGCAATACTGTAGAAAGTTCTGTCGTTGATACTGACCAACATATCATTGAGGCCGTGTCTACTGGTTCACTTTTGAATTGTGATGTCGGCCATTCATTACTGATAAATGAGCGTGCCATTTCGATGTCTTTAAAATGCTGTTGGCGAACGCGTTCTCTGGGCGTCAtctctagccgcttcctgcgtcCTTTACAACAAAAACAGAGCATCGTCAAGGCTTCTCTGATATTAATCATTTTGTCCGGGATTTGaattccatccaccaaaacaaCACGACCTCCTCCCTGAATGAAGGATTATCACAACTTCTCAAATGAGACCAAATGAAGTATTATCATTCAACATTGAGATGACCGTGAGGCCAGCGGTAGACTGGAGCTACTAAGGTAGCGTAGGAAAGCACTATATAACATCGtcctaaaccagatgagcccacgacatatcagcggcatcttgtatgagtatccgCAGTTTACAATGTGACTTCCGCTTATTCTTGTTAAAGCGTATTTTACAGTTTACTCATGGAATAGGAAGTGCGTTTGAGCCAGTTTCTggcagatttgaacagaaaagcgGGTCTTTTGTTGAAGTGTAATGACATTTTCATCGAtggcgctgttaacgaaatgtttggctGGTTCGTAAGTTGTCGACCTGGTTTCGGTCGATCTGATTAATTGACAACACCCCTAGGGCAATACATATCATCGTCccaaaccagatgagcccatgACACGTCAGCGGAATCGTAGCGAGAGTCTACTATTTTTCTGCTCGTTTCCAGCGAATCAAGAGACCGTGACCTGTGTGACTGACGATAAAGCGTCGtattcttcaatattttattgcgaaAGTATTCTTCCCATAACTTGTACAAACTAATTTCTGTCTAGATcacatatttaagaaaaaatctagCCTGTTATAAAGGCGTTAAAAGGAGGATCGACATTTAAATATGACCGGCCTAATAGTTTCGGTCGATGTTATCCTCTGACCTCGCTATCATCGACCAAAAGCAGATTcaggtcaaagatcatttgcataacATTGCACTGTAAAATCTTTCGATTGGAACAAACATacagttcttttctgtttgtaataaatgatctttacgttttatttgaccatgatctcttggtttttgttcaacATCTTATTTGCtactaataaatatatttgccaagggGTGGTCCAGTTAATATTTAACACTCATGCATTTATGTTTTGCGGCTCGCGGGTAAATATTGGCGGGAAATCTAAATGTTTGGTAGAAGAACAAACATGGCTGATAACAGTACACCTTGGGCTTCAAGATGGACCGTACAGTTTGACCCTTATTCCGGGTATGTTAACGATGAAAGCAGCGCTGACGAACTCATAAAACAGTACGAGATAGCTACGACGACACGCTTCACTGTATTTAAACAAACAGGAGGATTTTCTAATTGCCGTAGGCTGGGTAAGTAAGCTCACatgtaaagatttacaaaataaacCATACTGACAGTAAAGTAAAGTGAAGTATAACTTTATTTAGACACTATAGGTATTTAAAGCCAGGGGCGTGTGAGATCGTGTTATTAACatgaaatatagataaatcaaaataaaaaaagggatttaacttttttccaataattattgatatcttaagaatacatgtacacatcATTATTCTTCGGTTTACCCTGGTCAGTTagactttcaaaattaacatgtaattaaaattcaacttagcTTCAAGTGTCAATTTACTGTGAGCCTGCAGCAAGAGTTGGCAAGAaatgcttaattaattaagatcaAGCTTAAAGTGTCAAAACCCTACTCAGTGCTATTGACACACAGCTGCCAGCATCCCCATCCATTACACCAGTCCTTGGGCTACACCTGGGTGGGGCAGGCTTGATTTTCAGGCCCTCCATTTTAAGCACCCATGTGTACATATGTACGTATGTGTTTGTGTACATGTATCGTATTGCTAACTTAGCTTGGTTCCTCTTCtcacataaaagaaaatgcagataaAAATGCTAAGAACCACCGTTTACAATGGGCTGACTCACAGGAGATGACAGAATGCAGTCTAAGTTTTGATGGCATCCCATTCCAAATTGTGGGGGTCAAAGTTTTAGAATGCCAAAATGGGCCAGACAGAAATAAGGCACTCAAAAGGAAGGAGGCTCAAAAGAGACTACAAAAAGATGTAAGCATGCATAataattaactaaataagaatgtaaacaagatgataTTATTACTTAAGGACTCCCAAAGAGGATATCATATGTAGGGCATTACATAGTTATTGATTTACCTTCACCTATTTGCTCTTAAGCTAACAAGGTGGTAAGTCCCAACTGATTTTTCTAAGCAAGTTGGTGGGCACTCACCTCTCCCTCAGGGCTAATAGCAGgcaataatgttttcttttttaccacttgCAAGTAAAAGGACatatcacattttatttgttaaaataagcaAAGTCGCAAAAAAGGACCACTGTGACTGCAGTTTACAAGGTAGGAATCAAGTACTATTTTAAAGGATACTTTTCATTACTTCTAAGTTTATTGATAACTTGACTATTCCCATATGACTGCTCTATctaacaatccaataaatctATTTGGTTTCAGAAGGAGAATGCTGATCACTGCtataacaacaccaaacagcGCTTTATAGTACAGGATACGAAGAAATGTGACTGTCCAGCAAAGATCCACCTAAGGAAAATAATCAAGTATCCTGAAAATAAggtcagtttattttaattattgaatAAGGGTTCAGGGGGCACTACCATTAACATGAATGATCACTAGCCTAATAAAGGGTGCTTAATCCTAATGGGCCTTGTGTTACATGTAGGTGAAGTGGACATATGATAAGACAACCTGGACATTTCGTTGtgcagaattgaaacaaatttacctgtaatggaaacagagtgaatattttagaaaccaatttttcaaatattattttaattaaaacattgtatccttagatttcagagaacacaaagAGTAGAAGGGagacaatgtcaaaatttctgagaacatccctagagtcagaaaagaagcaaacaatagcTACAGAGGAGCGTATTTACATATTACTTCCTAAACCTACAGATCACTTATTTCACCCCATGGGGAGGGTAAGTACTTggccatcaattaaattttttttggaatcagGAAACTGAAGTTTGGTGGGGAATTGAAGGTGACTTAACTTCACACAGATCATCAGTCTACTGTAGACTGTGCTGCTTCCACTGTCATGTCgaatatatataaagaatgAACAAAGATTATACATCACAACAAAAGACCAATAAAATGTACTACATGTAGAGCTTCTTTTAGCTACACTGGCACTCATTCCTCAAACTCAATGTCAAGACtataatatcacaattttatCGGAGAGGGATTTCCACTGGCACTGTTTTAATGGAATGCTGTCATGGActttttaaatggattttcttaaaaaatacagtgttCAGTACTCTGTAATTATAACATTCTGTAACTATTACTGAAAAGCCCTACCAGAGGACTGCCGATAGTAATGTTGgtataatttgcattattattcattcaaaatatttccctgtTTCTGAAAGGTTAAAACCAGTCAcatatttcatcataaccagctgctgttgaccaaatttggaaaaaattttctcatattgaaccaatgacatcaaaagcagCCGGCTCCAGGTTATTGAACCGTTGACCAAGAAAACCTGGGGATgaggttgtgtaattttttaaatgaataaataataaagcaattattctttctttcttgttgtgtaATCAGACTGCTAGGCTACTTCAGCCTATTGATGagacactggttaaaaaaattcatgagcttGTTGGAAGTGGTGTTAATTGTGTTTCTGAAATGCAACGGCACCTGCAtcattatgtaaagaaggaacttttcacAGGCCAACAGCCTCCAGATCTAACCAACAGACGGTTCTTCCCAACAACCATGGATGTCAGGAACCACATGTATTGTGCCACAGTGGTGTGCAGACATTCacaaattgatcaagaaaaccttgacttaaaaatcaagaagtggaaagaagaaagcccagatgataatttctttttcaggccttactgcCTTACAAGTGATAGTGAGTCCTATCAACAACCACAGTCACTGAAGGAAGAAGACAGCactgatgtaattaaaataagtatAGGTGATCCATTTTAAAGAAGACAACATGGCTGTGTGATTCTGAGATACATGCTGGTCAGATCCTCCTAAAACGAAAATTCCCTCTTGTAGATGGTCTAAGGGACCCTGTTATTGTGGGTGCATTAGTCACTCCAGCCATTAGTGAGTTTGTACAGATCATAAACACTGGCTCACACTGGGTTTGCCTGAGCACAATAGCTACTAGTCCTGGAACTGTCAAGGTGTATGACAGCTTATATCAAAATGTAAGCGCGGTTGCCATTGATCATTCATGTCGCATGCTATTGTATACTGGTTCTACAGTCACTTTTTGTAATGAAAGAgtgcaaaagcaaacaaattcaaatgacTGTGGCTTGTTTGCACTGGCATTTGCTACAGATTTATGCCATGGCCTAGGCCCCACAGCGCAGTCAtatgaccaagacaaaatgCGCAAGCACTACATCAACTGCCTGGACTTGCATGATATGGTTCCTTTCCCAAGAACGTCAAGACGGGTACCATATCATGCAatcaccaaaagaaaagcaGTGACAATCTAAAAGTCTATATGTGGCTATGGTCtgaatgatttgtaattcaaaattatgaatgaattcaaaattatgaaaactatgAATTTCTCCGTCAGTTTTCTGCCTAACTCAGTTTTCTGCGTaacttatttttccttgttcttgaGTTTGTGGTGCTTTAATATCATGATGAAAATTGCCTGTAAGAATTTCATGGATGATACTTATAGACCCACATTTAATCCATAGGTTATATTCTAcaagttcaaattgaaatacttaacaaaatcatcttaaaattgtgaaatatgtacatcaatttatttaatacaagtttgaaggcttatcatgtgataaacttctgattaagtacctcttcagaaatttctgtacatataagtttaacacaaatgcaattaaaattaatacttatctTTCTCGAGtattttgatgtcattgttcTTCTGCTCACTTGGCAGCTATGAGGCTTAGGTCGATGGTGTGTAGGATTTTCAAGAGGTGTTGCCAATCAATCAGATCGACCGAAACCAGGTTGACAACTTACGAACCagccaaacatttcgttaacagcgccaTCAAAGTATCATTACAGTCCAACAAAGGacctgtttttctgttcaaatctggcAGAAACTGGCTCAGACGCACTACGCGAACTTCCTAACACTCGAGTACACTGTGAGTACGCGTCAACAAGAAAAAGCGGAAGTCACATTGTAAACTGcggatactcatacaagatgccgctgatatgtcgtgggctcatctggtttaggaCGATGTTATATAGTGCTTTCCGGTAGCGTAAGTcacaaaatgcaaaatggcGGCGAAGAAGGCgtcgaagaaaaaagaagatcTGGATGCTCTGCTACAAGAAGCAACAAGTTTGCTTGTAGAAAAAGAAGTATCACGGAAGAGGAAAGAAGGTCTGAGTGTTTGGAATTTTATTGGGACTTCACTACTGTTTTGAGGAAATACAAGCACGAGTATCGGCCTCGCGAAAAAAAATGGGACGAATACGTCGCTCTGCAGTGCAACAGAAGAAGGTgattttacaatatttttatcGGTTTGCTGTcgttagttttcttttaatcgtTTATCAAGTTACGTACACCATTGCGGAGCGAAGCGAAAGATTATGGtactttcaaattatttgttaaaattaaGCAGTTTCCCATCAGGAACAACCCGACCCATAATCACTCGCTGTGATTTTAAAAGCCCTTGTAGCGTTTGATATTAACCTCGTAACCGTCATCCTTTCTTCAATAATAGAACCTATTCCTGGCGTAAGTGTGTATGACGCAGGTCATGAGATGCAATCAGATGATGTGAACCAAACAGGGAGGTTTATAAACAACTGCATTCAAAGGtatgggaaattttttttgatacagTCATAGCCAGATCTTGtgtcaattttgatttttcaatttttttgatttttcaattttgaattatGAAAGCTTTTTATACATCTCCTTTATGGCTAATAATGAATCATCCActcatgaaaattaaagttagtTCACATCTCTCCATTCATTTACATGTTTTaaagtttccaaaatgtttaAAGCTTAAAGTTAGATTTTTGTCTTCATACCGACCATGAACTTCAATCAACTCTGCTGAAATGCCAGGAAGTTCTTGAATCGTTCCAGAGCCTGGAAAATAACTGGGAAAAGAGGGTGGACAATTTGAATGAAAACTGGGAGTCATCAAGGGAGCTGATTTTCAAGTCCATTCTGTGTACTCAAGGGTTGCATATGTTAGGCCAGTTGTGTGCCATTTGTGCTGAGGGAAAGTGTGATGTCAGATGCGTAGAGTGTGGTGGAAAGAAGATGTGTAGTGAATGTGATGCGATGATCCACCAGGACCTCCTTTTCCATGACAGGGGAAGCTTTTGTGGATGGTTTCTACAGGCACATACCTCCTACTGTCAACGTAAATGAAGATGGGAAGCTAGTGCAGACTAGTTACTTTATTTACTTTAATGTTTCTGGGCTTCTTATTGTAATGGGCAtttatttctgttctttttgaTAGATCAAATCATAAATATAGTCAATCCAAGCTCTAAACCAGCAACGCATATACATTTCTATACAGACACCTTTCAATTGCATAATCTCTTTTGCCCTACTAAACTGATACATTGTCTTATGAAGTATTTCTTTTATCAGGGAAATGTTTTGTCTTCATGACACGATCTCTCTCTCAAAAGGAGGATAATCATCAGTTACAATATCTCCTCAAATGAAGTAATATACATCATGTAATTTGACTGTGGTTTCAATAAATAGACTGGGAATAGATTTGTGGACGATCTGCATCCCGGCATTTCCAATATCATCTCAAGACAAAAGTAATGTTTATCGTTACTTCTTAATTTAATGCATAGCATTATTTTATGGTTTGTGTGGGACCTTTGGGACCCGAAGCTTGGGAATAAGTATACAGGAAAGATAAAATGGTGGCTTATGGCTACGAAGGAAATCTCAGGAGTTTAGTGTTTTAGCATGAAAAGGCTGGGGTGTTGTGATCtagttctcaagtaaaaaagaTCACTATCTGCAATCAGGCTCTACCACCTTttgaaa
This region of Pocillopora verrucosa isolate sample1 chromosome 3, ASM3666991v2, whole genome shotgun sequence genomic DNA includes:
- the LOC131790698 gene encoding calcium-responsive transcription factor-like; the protein is MTECSLSFDGIPFQIVGVKVLECQNGPDRNKALKRKEAQKRLQKDKENADHCYNNTKQRFIVQDTKKCDCPAKIHLRKIIKYPENKISENTKSRRETMSKFLRTSLESEKKQTIATEERIYILLPKPTDHLFHPMGRTARLLQPIDETLVKKIHELVGSGVNCVSEMQRHLHHYVKKELFTGQQPPDLTNRRFFPTTMDVRNHMYCATVVCRHSQIDQENLDLKIKKWKEESPDDNFFFRPYCLTSDSESYQQPQSLKEEDSTDVIKISIGDPF